ACATCTGAACACCTCCTGTCCTTCGGGACTCAGGATGAGAAAGAATCATAATAATAGTATCCTTTCTCCGTGTCCACTAAATCGGGGGAACTTCAGAGTGAGTAGATCTTCAGCGCGGGTCAATTGCCCCTTCAAAGAGGAATTCATCAAAACCCATCCCGATAACAAAATCACCGGGAAAAATCCGGTAATCAGTTTTACATATGGCGCTTTCCGACTGAAATTAATTTTGTTTATGAAGTATATCGACACCGCCAGACCCAGTATAGCCGCCGGAATCGAAAATAAATCCCAATCCCTGGGGAAACCCAGTTTTGGGTCAATAATCATCAGCATCAAACCGGCGGATAACCCGGCAATAAGAAGAAAAATATTCAACTTCTTACGAGCTCCGGTGTTTGTCGAACTAATCCCGGCAATAAAAAGTATTAATGCAACCGGCGCGACAACGAGGATTTCATTCAGGACATCAAATAGATGCATCGGCGACAATATGGTATAATCAGAGAAGGGGAGAAGATGCAGATATCCTCCCGACACCGAAGTAATATATTCTCCGATATTGACTCTAAGAAGGATTTCCTGCACCAGAACGGCGGCCACCACGGTAAACGAAATGATGATCGGCGGATATTTGCTTCCAAAAGTTTTCGGCTTTACGTTTTTTTGGTTATGATAAATCAAATATACAAATGACGGCACCAGAACAAGTGACGTGATATGCGAGGCGCAGGCAAGCGCCAGCATTATCGAGGCAGTCAACAGGCCCCGTCGCGAAAGCATAAATTTTACGGCATAAAGAATATAGAGCAGGCTGAAAACATAAAACAACGAATATGATTCCGCATAACCAAAGAACAACTGCAGTCCGCCAAATGTAACAATCAGTACTTTTATTATCGGGCCATTGTCGAACTCGTCGTCATTCGTAAAGCGGAACAGATAGACTGCCAGAACAAAAATGGTCCCGGCGGCGATGCTGAATATAATATAAGTTGTCTCGCCGGAGAAGATGCCGACCAGTTTCAAGGCGGCATACAGAACACCATGTAAAAAGAAATCAAGAACTTCTGTGTGATAATACAGATATCCCTGTTCGATTTGATAAATTCGCTGGTAGCCGTCACCGAGGGAATGAACGTGAACCCGAAATAAATAAAAAACCGAGATCGAAAGTGCGACAATAATGATTATTCTCCAGGTCAACAACAGACCATTGAATTTCCGAAAGATATTGTGAACAATTGAATATATTCTGTCGGCCGACGGCGGCAGCAACGCGAGAAAAAAGAGAAGGCCAAAGACCGGTAAGCTGAACCATGGCAAATAGCTCAGGAAATTAAATCCCCAGAGATGCTTGATTGGCAGGGAACCGGCCAATAGATACAACACCGCCAGAATTGCACCGGCGATGATGATTCTCGCGTTTCCATTTTTCTCGTTAAGGTCCATGGCCCTATTATCGGTTAAGTTGTTTTATAAAGTTAAGTTCGGCTTTTGACTTTTCATGGTCAATTATATATAATTCATCAAGCCAAGTCAAATAAGAGGTTTATAATATGATTGACCGCCCCACCGCCCTGGCCCTGATGGAAGCAAAAATTAAGAACGGGAATCTGCGAAAACATATTCTGGCCGTGGAAGCAGGCATGCTGATTATGGCCGATCATTTTGGCGAGGATCGGGAACTCTGGGGTTTGACCGGACTGCTGCATGATCTAGATTATGATGTCACGCTCAAGAAACCCGACGAACACACTTTCATAACCGAAGACTGGCTCAGGGATTATAACCTCCCCCCGGAAATGATATATGCCATCCGCTGCCATCCCGGTCATGCGCCCTGTCGAAGCAGGCTTGACTGGGCCTTATTTGCCACGGACCCGACGACCGGCTTTATTGTCGCCTGCGCCCTGATGCATCCTTCGAAAAAACTGGTCAATGTCGATGAGGAGTTCATGCTTCGCCGTTTCAAGGAAAAGCGTTTTGCCGCCGGCGCCTCGCGCGAGGCAATGGCGGCCTGTTCAAATCTCGGATTGGAGTTGAATGAATTTCTGCTTCTGGTCCGGGACGGCATGTTAA
The genomic region above belongs to candidate division Zixibacteria bacterium HGW-Zixibacteria-1 and contains:
- a CDS encoding phosphohydrolase codes for the protein MDRPTALALMEAKIKNGNLRKHILAVEAGMLIMADHFGEDRELWGLTGLLHDLDYDVTLKKPDEHTFITEDWLRDYNLPPEMIYAIRCHPGHAPCRSRLDWALFATDPTTGFIVACALMHPSKKLVNVDEEFMLRRFKEKRFAAGASREAMAACSNLGLELNEFLLLVRDGMLTISDKLEL